Proteins from a single region of Abyssisolibacter fermentans:
- a CDS encoding sigma 54-interacting transcriptional regulator, with protein MKDRLIKLIESENNKKPYTDDQLAGMLGIRRDVVTVLRSELNILNSRERCKPFLAKELKNIIAEKPEISNRELTRIIKNRGFDVSRYLVSQLSKEIKEEIIYTKSSDDINVANTTNVQNSLNRQHIKTSAFERIIGFDSSLKPQIQQAKAAILYPPHGLHTLILGSTGVGKSNLAEAMYDYALEIGVLSPKEPFIIFNCADYAENPQLLLSQLFGHVKGAYTGAEMVKEGLVEKANGGILFLDEVHRLPPEGQEQLYFLMDRGKFRRMGETESERTAQVLIIAATTEDIESSLLFTFRRRIPMIIELSPLLARPLDERYQIIRSFFNKESNRIGVKIKVTQQALRNLLLYDCQGNIGQLRSDIQVACARGFLNYVGDHKEYIEVDLVDLPVHVRRGLLKIQNRKPEVESFIEAELIARPGQIDTNMEFKEDFYTLPQEIYRYIEERYDELELQGSSQDVINRVIGGELEVKFQHLIKQVGTNHQTLARQDLVGIVGQNIVDIVEKVTKKIEKKVGEIDNHLFYCLAIHLSATFERIQQGKPIVNPHLEKIMSEYKLEYNVAKEMVKYIEEQLGYKIPQDEIGFIAMYLRTAMRPLDVKQGRVGVVVLSHGRVALGMAEVANRLLGVNFAVGIEMSLDERPELTLQRTIDVVNKINEGKGVLLLVDLGSLITFGEIITRKTGIPTKTVGRVDTVMVLEAVRRALLPDTNLDEIVESIDKDKVGLGRFTPVSKNKDKKIIVTLCITGEGTALRIKRLIENMIPDIHKKAEIIPIGVIGNEELSSKISEIKKKGSVVAIVGTINPNDNSIPFISLEEIIKGEAVEKLQNIIGMESNFKNNVRKNFLKSSLNKVIYEELIIVKPNCQTKNDVLDALAGQLIKKGFVKEEFLFDVYKRELLAPTLIDGIAAPHGEPKNVIKSAIAMAVLKEPIEWSPGIVVESVFMMALKEDSIDIINDFYGLIKKSDIMINFKQCSNSQEVQSIISEMLLP; from the coding sequence ATGAAAGACCGTCTAATTAAGTTAATTGAATCTGAAAATAATAAAAAACCTTATACTGATGATCAATTAGCTGGGATGTTAGGTATAAGAAGAGATGTTGTTACAGTTTTAAGGAGTGAATTAAATATTTTGAATTCTAGGGAGAGATGCAAACCTTTTCTAGCTAAGGAACTAAAAAATATTATTGCTGAAAAACCTGAAATATCAAACCGAGAACTTACAAGGATCATAAAAAATAGAGGTTTTGATGTTTCAAGGTATCTTGTATCCCAGTTAAGCAAAGAAATTAAAGAAGAAATTATTTACACTAAATCTTCGGATGATATAAATGTTGCAAATACTACAAATGTACAAAATTCACTGAATAGACAGCATATAAAAACATCAGCCTTTGAAAGGATTATTGGCTTTGATAGTAGTTTGAAGCCTCAAATTCAGCAGGCAAAAGCAGCAATATTGTATCCTCCACATGGCCTTCACACTTTAATACTGGGTTCTACAGGAGTAGGAAAAAGTAACTTAGCTGAAGCTATGTATGATTATGCCTTAGAAATAGGTGTTCTATCACCAAAAGAACCTTTTATCATTTTTAACTGTGCGGATTATGCTGAAAATCCACAGCTTCTCTTATCACAGCTTTTTGGGCATGTAAAAGGGGCTTATACAGGAGCTGAAATGGTAAAAGAAGGATTAGTTGAAAAAGCTAATGGAGGAATACTTTTTTTAGACGAAGTTCATCGCTTGCCTCCTGAAGGTCAGGAACAATTATATTTCTTAATGGATAGAGGAAAATTCAGACGTATGGGTGAGACAGAAAGTGAGCGTACAGCTCAAGTTCTAATCATTGCTGCAACTACAGAAGACATAGAGTCATCGCTTTTATTCACTTTTAGGCGAAGGATACCTATGATTATTGAACTTTCACCTCTATTAGCGAGACCTCTAGATGAGAGATATCAAATAATAAGGAGTTTCTTTAATAAAGAATCCAACAGAATAGGGGTCAAGATAAAGGTAACTCAACAGGCTTTAAGAAACCTTTTACTATATGATTGTCAAGGGAATATTGGGCAACTCAGAAGTGATATTCAAGTTGCCTGCGCTAGGGGATTTTTAAATTATGTAGGAGATCATAAAGAATATATAGAGGTTGATTTAGTTGACTTACCAGTTCACGTAAGAAGAGGATTATTAAAAATACAAAATCGAAAACCTGAGGTTGAAAGTTTTATTGAAGCAGAATTGATAGCAAGACCTGGTCAAATAGATACGAATATGGAGTTCAAAGAAGACTTCTATACGTTGCCGCAAGAAATTTATCGATATATTGAGGAAAGATATGACGAATTAGAATTGCAAGGCTCAAGTCAGGATGTTATAAATCGGGTAATTGGCGGAGAGCTTGAAGTGAAATTTCAGCATTTAATAAAACAAGTAGGAACTAATCATCAAACTTTAGCTAGACAAGACTTGGTGGGAATAGTGGGACAAAATATAGTTGATATTGTAGAAAAGGTGACTAAAAAAATTGAAAAAAAGGTAGGAGAAATAGATAATCATCTCTTTTACTGTTTAGCAATACATTTAAGTGCAACATTTGAGAGGATTCAGCAAGGGAAACCTATAGTAAATCCCCATTTGGAAAAGATCATGAGTGAATACAAACTGGAATATAACGTGGCCAAAGAAATGGTTAAATATATTGAGGAGCAATTGGGTTACAAAATACCTCAAGATGAAATAGGATTTATTGCTATGTATCTTAGAACAGCAATGAGACCTTTGGATGTAAAACAGGGCAGGGTAGGAGTAGTTGTACTTTCTCACGGTCGTGTGGCTTTAGGGATGGCTGAAGTAGCAAATCGACTACTAGGTGTGAATTTTGCTGTAGGGATAGAAATGTCTCTAGATGAAAGACCTGAATTAACCCTTCAAAGAACAATTGATGTCGTAAATAAAATAAATGAAGGCAAAGGTGTATTGCTTCTTGTAGATTTGGGCTCATTAATAACATTTGGTGAAATCATAACTAGAAAAACTGGTATTCCTACAAAAACTGTAGGGCGTGTTGATACAGTGATGGTATTGGAAGCAGTAAGGAGGGCACTCTTACCTGATACTAATCTGGATGAAATTGTGGAAAGTATAGATAAAGACAAAGTGGGTCTTGGAAGGTTTACACCAGTATCAAAAAACAAAGACAAAAAGATAATAGTAACTCTATGTATTACTGGAGAAGGAACAGCATTAAGAATTAAAAGGCTTATTGAGAATATGATACCTGATATTCATAAAAAAGCTGAAATTATTCCCATTGGTGTTATTGGCAATGAAGAGTTATCGTCTAAAATAAGTGAAATCAAAAAGAAAGGTTCTGTTGTAGCAATTGTAGGAACTATAAATCCTAATGATAACTCTATACCATTCATATCTTTGGAAGAAATAATAAAAGGGGAAGCAGTAGAAAAATTACAAAATATAATTGGTATGGAATCAAATTTTAAAAATAATGTAAGAAAAAACTTTTTGAAATCGTCTCTAAATAAAGTGATATATGAGGAACTGATAATTGTAAAGCCAAATTGTCAAACCAAAAATGATGTATTAGATGCACTTGCCGGGCAGTTGATAAAGAAAGGTTTTGTAAAGGAAGAGTTTCTGTTTGATGTATACAAAAGAGAGCTTCTTGCCCCAACGTTAATAGATGGCATTGCTGCTCCTCATGGAGAACCTAAGAATGTGATAAAATCTGCAATTGCAATGGC
- a CDS encoding metallophosphoesterase family protein → MSNYMNIVNFIKDIDYKLKDNQYCNGVDLQTDVYKISEFVWKDVYKTDKPDLNNMCKIHEYLIDEVCKIHKSEENCFNNKRLKENLNIKKINNQIKDGKRASNIYLFNNYDYDYYFIGDLHSDDFSLKRIISQCSFFDNIIKENKIRLIFLGDYVDRGKSHFKLLENILILKYLFPENIYLLRGNHDGGFIKDEKVKLCVGIGKEENENDYFLMYIYNLSKVNSTFNLKMVAKYLEFFGSLCNIAFINHKYISILGVHGGIPRAKKDDKSFYNYINCISDLTDESIVDNKNKSIVHNMLWSDPHDNQEDLRENSGRFIFTHEQFKEFRNIIGFDVLIRGHEAERDGYKRFFNDRLYTIFSSGMILKDTNNINDVTAYYDVAPKIIRINKNGEIEVISVI, encoded by the coding sequence ATGAGTAATTATATGAATATAGTTAATTTTATTAAAGATATTGATTATAAGCTTAAGGACAATCAATACTGCAATGGAGTTGATTTGCAAACAGATGTATATAAAATAAGCGAATTTGTATGGAAAGATGTTTATAAAACAGATAAACCAGATTTGAATAATATGTGTAAGATACATGAATATTTAATAGATGAAGTTTGCAAGATACATAAATCAGAAGAAAATTGTTTTAATAATAAACGATTAAAAGAAAATTTGAATATTAAAAAAATAAATAACCAGATTAAAGATGGGAAAAGGGCATCTAATATTTATTTGTTTAACAATTATGACTATGATTATTATTTTATTGGAGATTTACATTCTGATGATTTTAGTCTAAAAAGAATAATATCTCAATGTAGTTTTTTTGATAATATTATAAAAGAAAATAAAATTAGATTAATATTTCTTGGGGATTATGTTGATAGAGGAAAGTCACATTTTAAATTATTGGAGAATATATTAATTTTAAAATATCTTTTTCCTGAAAATATTTATTTGTTAAGAGGAAACCACGACGGAGGTTTTATAAAGGATGAAAAGGTTAAATTATGTGTAGGAATAGGAAAAGAAGAAAATGAAAATGACTATTTTCTTATGTACATATATAATTTATCAAAGGTTAATAGTACCTTTAATCTTAAGATGGTAGCAAAATACTTAGAATTTTTTGGTAGTCTGTGCAATATAGCATTTATTAATCACAAGTATATTTCTATATTAGGTGTACATGGTGGTATACCTAGAGCTAAAAAAGATGATAAAAGTTTTTATAATTATATAAACTGTATATCTGATCTTACAGATGAAAGTATAGTAGATAATAAAAATAAATCCATAGTTCATAATATGCTTTGGAGTGATCCGCATGATAATCAAGAAGACCTTAGAGAAAATTCTGGAAGATTCATATTTACACATGAGCAATTTAAAGAATTCAGGAATATTATAGGATTTGATGTTCTTATAAGAGGACATGAAGCAGAGAGAGATGGGTACAAGAGGTTTTTTAATGATAGATTATATACCATATTTTCAAGTGGAATGATACTTAAAGATACTAATAATATTAATGATGTAACAGCATACTATGATGTAGCTCCCAAAATAATTAGAATAAACAAAAATGGTGAAATTGAGGTAATATCAGTAATATAA
- a CDS encoding 3-oxoacid CoA-transferase subunit B, translating into MDKAQVKEIIAKRVAKELKDGDVVNLGIGLPTMVANYIPEGIDIILQSENGFVGLGPSPEEENVDKDLTNAGGQPVTIHQGGAFFDSAVSFGIIRGGHVDVTVLGALQVDEKGNLANWMIPGKLVPGMGGAMDLVVGAKKVIIAMTHTAKGKPKILKECTLPLTAVGQISLIITEMGVLEVTEEGLVLKEIGSEFTIEDIKAATEAEIIIAEDLKQMDV; encoded by the coding sequence ATGGATAAGGCTCAGGTTAAAGAAATAATAGCTAAAAGGGTTGCTAAGGAACTAAAAGATGGGGATGTTGTGAATCTAGGTATAGGATTACCAACAATGGTTGCTAATTATATACCAGAAGGTATTGATATTATACTCCAATCAGAAAATGGATTTGTAGGTCTTGGACCTTCTCCAGAAGAAGAAAATGTGGATAAAGACCTAACAAATGCTGGAGGACAGCCAGTTACAATCCACCAAGGAGGAGCATTCTTTGACAGTGCTGTTTCTTTCGGAATTATAAGAGGCGGTCATGTAGACGTTACAGTTTTAGGTGCTCTGCAAGTAGATGAAAAAGGAAATCTTGCTAATTGGATGATACCAGGAAAATTAGTACCAGGTATGGGAGGTGCTATGGATTTAGTTGTAGGTGCTAAGAAGGTTATTATAGCTATGACTCATACAGCTAAAGGTAAACCTAAAATTTTGAAAGAGTGTACACTTCCACTTACTGCAGTTGGACAAATTTCTCTTATAATAACAGAAATGGGAGTATTAGAAGTAACCGAAGAAGGATTAGTTTTAAAAGAAATAGGATCCGAATTTACTATTGAAGATATCAAAGCAGCTACTGAAGCTGAAATAATAATAGCTGAAGATTTAAAACAGATGGATGTATAA
- a CDS encoding short-chain fatty acid transporter: MFKKFTNACVAMVQKYLPDPFLFAIILTLVVFATGMIFTGQGPMAMILHWSGGFWKLLAFSMQMALVLVTGYTLANAPIIKKYLKKLASIPKTPGQAIIAVTIVEAAAAWINWGFGLVIGALYAKELAKQVKKVDYRLLIAAGYSGFIVWHSGISGSIPLKLASGGADLAKVTNGAVVDAISTNSTIFSPFNLIIFGIILFTLPLVNRAMHPKEDEVITIDPKLLQDEEEKVLPVSKMTPADKLENSPILSMIIGIMGLSYVVYYFVQNGFKLNLNIVNFMFLFAGIILHGTPRRFLDAISAAAKGTAGIILQFPFYAGLMGMMTGVSATTGLSLAGVISTTFVNISSATTFPLFSFLSAGIVNFFVPSGGGQWAVQAPIMMPAGAELGVPAAKTAMSIAWGDAWTNLIQPFWALPALGIAGLGARDIMGFCVIALLYSGAVISLGLMFL, encoded by the coding sequence ATGTTTAAAAAATTCACAAACGCCTGTGTTGCAATGGTTCAAAAATATTTACCAGATCCATTTCTATTTGCAATAATTCTAACATTAGTTGTATTTGCTACTGGTATGATATTTACTGGGCAAGGTCCTATGGCAATGATACTTCATTGGAGTGGTGGTTTTTGGAAATTACTAGCTTTTTCTATGCAGATGGCTTTGGTTTTAGTCACAGGTTATACTCTTGCTAATGCTCCTATTATTAAAAAATACCTAAAAAAGCTGGCAAGTATACCAAAGACTCCAGGGCAAGCTATAATAGCTGTAACTATTGTAGAAGCAGCAGCTGCATGGATTAACTGGGGATTTGGACTAGTAATAGGTGCTTTGTATGCAAAAGAATTAGCAAAGCAAGTAAAAAAAGTTGATTATAGATTACTAATAGCAGCTGGTTATTCAGGATTCATAGTATGGCATTCGGGAATTTCTGGTTCCATTCCACTAAAACTAGCATCAGGCGGAGCAGATTTGGCAAAAGTAACAAATGGTGCTGTAGTTGATGCAATATCTACAAACTCTACAATATTTTCACCTTTCAATTTAATAATTTTTGGAATTATATTATTTACTTTACCATTAGTTAATAGAGCTATGCATCCAAAGGAAGATGAAGTTATAACTATTGATCCCAAATTACTACAAGATGAAGAAGAAAAAGTGCTTCCTGTATCTAAAATGACTCCAGCAGATAAATTAGAAAATAGCCCTATATTATCAATGATTATAGGAATTATGGGATTATCATATGTAGTTTACTATTTTGTGCAAAATGGCTTCAAATTAAACTTAAATATTGTTAACTTTATGTTCTTATTTGCAGGAATTATACTTCATGGTACTCCAAGAAGATTTCTTGATGCAATATCAGCTGCAGCAAAAGGAACAGCTGGTATAATTCTTCAATTCCCGTTCTATGCTGGTTTGATGGGAATGATGACAGGGGTAAGTGCTACTACAGGTCTTTCACTCGCAGGTGTTATTTCAACTACATTTGTAAATATTTCAAGCGCAACAACTTTTCCACTATTTTCATTTTTGAGTGCAGGTATTGTAAATTTCTTTGTACCTTCAGGCGGAGGGCAGTGGGCTGTTCAGGCACCAATAATGATGCCTGCAGGGGCAGAACTTGGAGTTCCAGCTGCCAAAACAGCCATGTCTATTGCATGGGGAGATGCTTGGACTAACTTAATTCAACCTTTCTGGGCTTTGCCAGCATTGGGTATAGCGGGACTCGGAGCAAGAGATATAATGGGATTTTGTGTTATAGCTTTACTTTATTCAGGTGCTGTTATATCTTTAGGATTAATGTTTTTATAA
- a CDS encoding acetyl-CoA C-acetyltransferase, giving the protein MKEVVIASAVRTPIGSFNGALLNISPVKLGTVVIKEALKRANIDASKIDEVFMGCILQAGHGQGVARQSAINAGIPVETPATTINMLCGSGLKSVSWAVQSILLGDNDIVVAGGVENMSQAPYVLDKARWGHRMGHGKIVDTMIKDALTDAFNDYHMGVTAENIADQWKISREEQDEFALQSQIRASKARAEGKFDDEIVPVEIPQRKGNPIIFDKDEYIKENSNIEKLGKLRPAFKKDGTVTAGNASGINDGAAALVIMSKEKADLLGIEPLATIVSYASAGVDPSIMGTGPIPASRKALEKAGLKVEDLDLIEANEAFAAQSIAVVKELGLDKENVNVNGGAIALGHPVGASGARILITLVHEMIKRESKYGLATLCIGGGMGEAVIVKR; this is encoded by the coding sequence ATGAAAGAAGTTGTTATAGCGAGCGCAGTAAGAACACCTATAGGAAGTTTTAATGGAGCATTATTAAATATTTCTCCAGTAAAGTTGGGAACAGTTGTTATTAAAGAAGCATTAAAAAGAGCTAATATTGACGCTTCAAAAATTGATGAGGTTTTCATGGGATGTATTTTACAAGCAGGGCATGGTCAGGGAGTAGCTAGACAATCAGCAATAAATGCAGGAATACCAGTAGAAACTCCTGCAACTACTATTAATATGCTTTGTGGGTCTGGACTTAAGTCAGTATCATGGGCAGTTCAGTCTATTTTGCTTGGTGATAACGATATTGTAGTGGCTGGTGGAGTTGAAAATATGAGCCAAGCTCCTTACGTTTTGGATAAGGCAAGATGGGGTCATAGGATGGGACATGGTAAAATAGTTGACACAATGATCAAAGATGCTTTAACTGATGCTTTTAATGATTATCACATGGGTGTTACAGCAGAAAATATTGCAGACCAGTGGAAAATAAGTAGAGAAGAACAAGATGAATTTGCACTTCAAAGTCAAATAAGGGCTTCTAAAGCAAGAGCAGAGGGTAAATTTGATGATGAGATTGTACCTGTTGAAATACCACAGAGAAAAGGAAATCCAATTATATTTGATAAAGATGAATATATTAAAGAAAACTCTAACATAGAAAAATTAGGAAAATTAAGACCTGCATTTAAAAAAGACGGAACAGTTACTGCGGGAAATGCTTCTGGAATTAATGATGGAGCTGCTGCCTTAGTTATAATGAGTAAGGAAAAAGCTGATTTGTTAGGAATTGAACCTTTAGCAACAATTGTTTCTTATGCATCAGCAGGAGTTGATCCAAGCATAATGGGTACTGGACCAATACCAGCATCTAGAAAAGCATTAGAAAAAGCAGGATTAAAGGTAGAAGATTTAGATTTAATCGAAGCCAATGAAGCATTTGCAGCACAGTCTATAGCCGTTGTTAAAGAATTAGGTTTGGATAAGGAAAACGTTAACGTAAACGGAGGTGCTATAGCTTTAGGTCATCCAGTTGGAGCAAGCGGTGCAAGAATTTTGATTACATTAGTGCATGAAATGATTAAAAGAGAGTCAAAATATGGTTTAGCAACGTTATGTATAGGTGGAGGAATGGGAGAAGCTGTCATTGTTAAGAGGTAA
- a CDS encoding CoA transferase subunit A produces the protein MKKHISIEEAVSKIKDGMTVMIGGFLGIGNPHKIIDALVEKGVKNLTLISNDTATPDIGIGKLIVNKQVKKIITSHIGTNKETGRQLNEGETEVVLVPQGTLAEQIRNGGAGLGGFLTPVGLGTEVEKGKQKIDIDGKVYILETPLRADVALIAGSKVDKKGNIYYNKSTRNFNPLMASAADIVIVEAENIVEVGKIDPNNVMTPSIFVDYIVGGE, from the coding sequence GTGAAAAAACATATATCTATTGAAGAAGCTGTCAGCAAAATAAAAGATGGTATGACAGTAATGATAGGTGGGTTTTTGGGAATAGGTAACCCTCATAAAATCATTGATGCTTTAGTAGAAAAAGGAGTTAAAAATTTAACTTTGATTTCTAATGATACGGCTACACCAGATATTGGTATAGGTAAGCTCATAGTAAATAAACAAGTAAAAAAAATTATTACTTCTCACATAGGTACTAACAAAGAAACAGGCAGACAATTGAATGAGGGAGAAACAGAAGTAGTATTAGTACCACAGGGAACCTTGGCAGAACAAATTAGAAATGGAGGGGCTGGTTTAGGAGGTTTTTTGACACCAGTTGGCTTAGGAACTGAAGTAGAAAAAGGTAAACAAAAGATAGATATAGATGGAAAAGTATACATTTTAGAAACACCTTTAAGAGCAGATGTTGCTTTAATAGCAGGCTCAAAAGTTGATAAAAAGGGTAATATATACTATAACAAATCAACAAGAAACTTCAACCCTCTAATGGCAAGTGCTGCTGATATTGTAATAGTTGAAGCAGAAAATATTGTAGAGGTTGGAAAAATAGATCCAAATAATGTAATGACTCCAAGTATATTTGTAGATTATATTGTAGGAGGTGAATAG